A window from Polynucleobacter sp. MWH-UH25E encodes these proteins:
- a CDS encoding group II truncated hemoglobin: MTARRSIYEDIGGVDKIDELVDRFYDLMALEPQFQGIRAMHPQDLSTSREKLKFFLTGWMGGPDIYSPKYGHPMLRARHLPFKIGISERDQWLACMYRAMEECGIEGNIAKQLEESFFNTANWMRNQAP, encoded by the coding sequence ATGACTGCAAGAAGAAGCATTTACGAGGATATTGGGGGCGTCGACAAAATTGATGAATTAGTCGACCGTTTTTATGATTTGATGGCACTGGAACCTCAATTTCAGGGAATTCGAGCCATGCACCCCCAAGACCTTTCCACCTCAAGAGAAAAGCTCAAATTTTTCTTAACAGGCTGGATGGGAGGTCCCGATATTTACTCACCGAAGTATGGACACCCCATGCTTCGGGCAAGACATCTACCATTCAAGATTGGCATTAGTGAGCGCGACCAATGGCTGGCATGCATGTATCGCGCAATGGAAGAATGCGGAATCGAAGGCAATATTGCTAAGCAGCTAGAAGAGTCGTTCTTTAACACCGCAAACTGGATGCGCAATCAAGCGCCTTAA
- a CDS encoding phasin family protein translates to MDAKDLQKWQREKAKELFDYSHTLLEAAKKLSDYHMAEIEWGMKNALDSAKSAAKNDLSKLKSLQEEAAKEAAKRAAAYQKKVKAVLKELGEGAADETEKHLEKVRSSLVDWLEDAESKVPVHADKLSKVVNEMSAAGQKMFKEGRRIVNEVAEAAEKNIDDMVKKSSGSKKKTDE, encoded by the coding sequence ATGGATGCAAAAGATTTGCAAAAATGGCAACGTGAAAAAGCCAAAGAGTTGTTTGATTATTCGCACACTCTTTTAGAGGCAGCAAAGAAACTTAGCGATTACCATATGGCGGAAATTGAATGGGGTATGAAAAACGCATTGGACAGCGCCAAATCTGCTGCGAAAAATGATTTAAGTAAATTAAAGAGCTTGCAAGAAGAAGCCGCTAAAGAAGCGGCTAAGCGTGCGGCTGCATATCAGAAGAAAGTAAAAGCAGTATTGAAAGAGTTGGGCGAGGGTGCTGCGGATGAAACCGAAAAGCATTTAGAAAAAGTTCGCAGCTCCTTGGTTGATTGGCTAGAGGATGCTGAGAGCAAAGTGCCAGTTCATGCTGATAAATTGTCCAAGGTAGTAAATGAAATGTCAGCGGCAGGCCAGAAAATGTTTAAAGAAGGTCGTCGTATTGTGAATGAAGTAGCTGAAGCTGCTGAAAAGAATATTGACGATATGGTCAAGAAATCATCTGGATCCAAGAAAAAGACTGATGAATAG
- a CDS encoding TIGR02450 family Trp-rich protein, whose protein sequence is MNTTPNKINPKKLLLSKWTAVHPVAKQKHFLVSKVILPEAPEEKIEFVEIEAVYSKKTRQIPWRNLMNSEKWLQGWK, encoded by the coding sequence ATGAACACCACACCGAACAAAATTAATCCCAAGAAGCTACTACTTAGCAAGTGGACTGCAGTTCATCCCGTTGCCAAACAAAAGCATTTTTTGGTGAGCAAGGTTATCTTGCCCGAGGCGCCTGAAGAGAAAATTGAGTTTGTTGAAATCGAAGCTGTCTATAGCAAAAAGACCCGACAGATCCCTTGGCGCAATCTCATGAATAGCGAAAAATGGCTGCAGGGCTGGAAATAA
- a CDS encoding fumarylacetoacetate hydrolase family protein — protein sequence MDTNRRDALKLSATAALSGMIMTNALAASEAQPPIVVEPLTGKAGFRVANYLPKMGATSRLGLVTNDGLVIDIPAEAKRQKVQLSFDPTSMISLAGSGNKGLVELAALFKGRGSNLQNVNQTILLSPIPKPQANIYCVGWNYLDHFEEGLKHRADTAVKEYPKVPVFFSKGTQTMNGPFDSIPYDAGVSTMIDWEAELAVVIGKKGKNISEENAMDYVFGYSAYNDTTARDIQQKRHSGQWFKGKSIDGHGPMGPWVVTAGGVNLDDTRIICKVNGVEKQNASYKQMYFKIPTIISELSRGLTLLPGDIIATGTPSGVGAGRTPQEFMKPGDIMETNITGIGILRNRIG from the coding sequence GTGGATACAAATCGTAGAGATGCGCTCAAATTAAGTGCAACCGCTGCTTTGAGTGGCATGATCATGACGAATGCGCTTGCTGCCTCAGAAGCTCAGCCACCAATTGTGGTTGAACCCCTCACTGGGAAAGCAGGCTTTCGGGTTGCGAATTATTTGCCAAAGATGGGTGCTACCTCTCGGTTAGGCTTGGTTACTAATGATGGGTTGGTAATTGATATTCCAGCTGAAGCAAAGCGTCAAAAGGTGCAACTCTCATTTGATCCAACATCGATGATCTCGCTAGCAGGATCAGGCAATAAAGGTCTTGTAGAGCTTGCCGCGCTTTTCAAGGGTCGTGGATCAAATCTGCAGAATGTGAATCAAACCATCTTGTTATCGCCTATTCCAAAGCCTCAGGCCAATATTTACTGTGTAGGCTGGAACTACTTGGATCACTTTGAAGAGGGCTTAAAACATCGCGCCGATACAGCGGTGAAAGAGTATCCAAAAGTACCAGTGTTCTTTTCCAAAGGCACACAAACAATGAACGGTCCGTTTGACAGCATTCCCTATGATGCTGGTGTTTCTACAATGATCGATTGGGAAGCTGAGCTAGCAGTTGTGATTGGCAAAAAGGGTAAGAATATTTCTGAAGAAAACGCAATGGATTATGTGTTTGGTTATTCAGCCTACAACGACACAACAGCGCGTGACATTCAGCAAAAGCGTCATTCAGGTCAGTGGTTTAAAGGAAAGAGTATTGATGGACATGGACCAATGGGGCCATGGGTGGTTACAGCTGGCGGTGTCAATTTAGATGACACCAGAATTATTTGCAAAGTAAACGGCGTTGAAAAACAAAATGCGAGTTATAAGCAAATGTATTTCAAGATTCCAACCATCATTTCCGAGTTGTCTCGAGGTCTAACGCTCTTGCCGGGCGATATCATCGCCACTGGTACGCCATCTGGGGTAGGTGCAGGCAGAACCCCTCAGGAGTTTATGAAGCCCGGTGACATTATGGAAACGAATATCACCGGTATTGGCATCCTGCGTAACAGGATTGGTTAA
- a CDS encoding rhodanese homology domain-containing protein: protein MSISTKNYSFVRNKLLNKEEIAFLDVREEDPHARKHPLFAANLPLSRIEIDAFAKLPKKNVPVVTLDDGEGYAELAAKRLIDLGFADVSVFEGGVQGWKDAGGEIFIDVNVPSKSFGELVESKRHTPSLSAQEVKQLLDNKEDVVVVDVRRFDEYNTMSIPTGISVPGAELVLRLPELAPNPKTKVIVNCAGRTRSIIGTQSLINAGIPNEVNALRNGTIGWTLAGQELDKGQSRKFKEVSESTTNEAAKRARDVADRAGVKRANLENVRDWMKQSDRTTYFFDTRTPEEYERSHLPGFRSVPGGQLVQETEMVAPVRGARIVLVDPSGGSVRANMPASWLAQMAWEVYVLDDIKPSDLTEQGAWKAPLPQLPQVANVDAKTLSNWLKSDSNTIVVDFSTHANYVKGHIPGSWYALRSLLQDGLSKLPKVDRYVLTSSPHELSIFAAQEFKALTDAEVLILDSGNAAWVNAGLELEKGPSHLASPPLDRYKRPYEGTNVDPAAMQAYLDWEFGLVEQLGKDGTHHFWVL from the coding sequence ATGAGCATTTCAACAAAAAACTACTCCTTTGTTCGCAATAAACTTTTAAACAAAGAGGAAATTGCATTTTTAGACGTTAGAGAAGAGGATCCTCATGCGCGCAAGCATCCCCTTTTTGCGGCCAACTTACCTCTCTCTCGTATTGAAATAGATGCTTTTGCAAAGCTTCCCAAGAAAAATGTCCCCGTTGTCACGCTAGATGATGGTGAGGGGTATGCTGAATTAGCAGCAAAAAGATTGATCGATCTTGGCTTTGCTGACGTTTCAGTATTTGAAGGTGGCGTTCAGGGGTGGAAGGATGCTGGTGGAGAGATATTTATAGACGTAAATGTGCCCAGCAAATCCTTTGGTGAGCTTGTGGAATCAAAACGCCACACCCCCTCGCTATCCGCCCAAGAAGTTAAGCAACTACTAGACAACAAAGAAGATGTGGTTGTCGTTGATGTGCGCCGCTTTGACGAATACAACACCATGAGCATTCCGACTGGCATCAGCGTTCCTGGTGCTGAGCTAGTCTTGCGTTTACCTGAACTAGCACCCAACCCCAAGACAAAAGTAATCGTCAATTGCGCCGGTAGAACTCGCAGCATCATTGGTACTCAATCATTGATTAATGCTGGCATTCCAAATGAAGTTAACGCTTTGCGCAATGGCACGATTGGCTGGACTCTTGCGGGACAGGAACTGGATAAAGGCCAAAGTCGCAAGTTCAAGGAAGTTAGTGAGAGCACTACCAATGAGGCAGCTAAGCGTGCTCGCGATGTTGCTGACCGCGCTGGCGTGAAGCGTGCGAATCTGGAAAATGTTCGCGACTGGATGAAGCAGTCGGATAGGACAACTTACTTCTTTGACACCCGCACTCCCGAAGAATATGAACGCAGCCACCTTCCTGGCTTTCGCTCCGTACCGGGTGGTCAGCTCGTTCAAGAAACTGAAATGGTTGCACCTGTTAGAGGTGCCCGCATTGTTCTCGTAGACCCTAGCGGTGGTAGCGTACGCGCAAATATGCCAGCCTCTTGGTTAGCGCAAATGGCTTGGGAAGTGTATGTGTTAGACGACATCAAACCATCCGATCTAACCGAGCAAGGCGCATGGAAGGCGCCCTTGCCTCAACTACCTCAGGTAGCAAACGTAGATGCAAAAACTCTTTCTAATTGGCTTAAATCTGACAGCAATACGATTGTGGTGGATTTCAGTACACATGCAAATTATGTCAAGGGGCATATTCCAGGTAGCTGGTATGCGCTGCGATCTTTACTTCAGGATGGCTTGAGCAAATTACCTAAAGTGGATCGCTATGTTTTAACTAGCTCTCCACACGAACTGAGTATTTTTGCCGCACAAGAATTTAAGGCGCTCACCGATGCCGAGGTATTAATTCTTGATAGTGGTAACGCTGCTTGGGTTAATGCTGGCCTAGAGCTAGAAAAAGGTCCGAGTCATCTTGCCTCGCCACCTCTTGATCGTTACAAGCGCCCTTATGAAGGCACTAACGTAGATCCAGCAGCTATGCAGGCTTATTTAGATTGGGAGTTTGGTTTGGTAGAGCAATTGGGCAAGGACGGAACCCATCACTTCTGGGTTCTCTAA
- a CDS encoding tripartite tricarboxylate transporter substrate binding protein yields MKKILLLLAISLLSGLGFAQTGSWPAPNRPITFINPFPPGGAVDAFGRPLAKQLSVQLNDSIVVDNRGGAGGTVGAAAAAKMAPDGYTWLLGAVHHSIAPSMYQNLSYDITKDFEPIAIIGSVPHVIVVNPTKFPKNDLKSIIEEIRKHPGKYNYASTGNGTSQHLTGELFKIQNKLFITHIPYRGTGPALQDVVAGQVDMMFDTLAGAAPFIKSGQLIAVAVASNQRSPAFPNVPTAQELGISNFVVSSWYALWAIKGTPKDIVDKMSTEVQAALASPDINERWAGMGATVPKMTRPELNAFINQEVVRWHDVVKKSGAKLD; encoded by the coding sequence ATGAAAAAAATCCTACTTTTATTGGCTATCAGCCTACTTTCTGGCCTGGGATTCGCCCAAACGGGCTCTTGGCCCGCCCCCAATCGCCCAATTACTTTTATCAACCCCTTCCCGCCTGGTGGCGCAGTGGATGCCTTTGGGCGCCCCTTGGCAAAACAACTCTCAGTTCAATTAAACGACTCGATTGTGGTGGATAACCGAGGTGGTGCAGGCGGTACAGTAGGAGCTGCAGCTGCGGCAAAAATGGCGCCGGATGGATACACCTGGTTGCTGGGCGCAGTTCATCACTCCATTGCTCCCAGCATGTATCAAAATCTTTCGTATGACATCACCAAAGATTTTGAGCCAATTGCAATTATCGGCAGCGTACCTCATGTCATTGTTGTGAACCCGACAAAGTTTCCTAAGAATGATTTGAAATCCATCATCGAAGAAATTCGTAAACATCCTGGTAAATACAACTACGCATCTACTGGAAATGGAACTTCACAGCACCTTACTGGCGAGCTATTTAAGATTCAGAATAAATTATTTATTACACATATCCCTTATCGCGGTACTGGGCCAGCACTACAAGATGTTGTCGCCGGTCAAGTGGATATGATGTTTGACACACTTGCAGGTGCTGCGCCTTTTATCAAAAGCGGTCAATTGATCGCAGTTGCTGTCGCTAGTAATCAACGCAGCCCAGCCTTTCCGAATGTACCCACTGCTCAAGAGCTCGGTATTAGCAACTTCGTTGTTTCTAGCTGGTATGCTCTTTGGGCTATCAAGGGCACCCCCAAGGATATCGTCGACAAAATGAGCACTGAAGTACAAGCTGCACTAGCTTCCCCGGATATTAATGAGCGTTGGGCGGGCATGGGCGCGACCGTCCCCAAAATGACCCGCCCTGAATTGAACGCTTTTATCAACCAAGAAGTTGTGCGCTGGCATGATGTAGTCAAGAAATCAGGCGCGAAGCTGGATTAA
- a CDS encoding DUF1330 domain-containing protein, which produces MTVKVIGLIKLTDQSAFEQYRNQVGKTVEHYKGSIEYRGLLTEIFWNELGCDAFSAFVELHFLSKEDAHAWAHSTEYQSLLQIRGQAMKLTLFGVEN; this is translated from the coding sequence ATGACAGTCAAAGTTATCGGCTTAATTAAGCTTACCGATCAGTCCGCCTTTGAGCAATATCGCAACCAAGTAGGCAAGACCGTCGAGCATTACAAAGGCAGCATTGAGTATCGTGGATTGCTCACGGAAATCTTTTGGAATGAACTGGGTTGCGATGCCTTTAGCGCGTTTGTAGAACTTCATTTTCTGAGCAAAGAAGATGCTCATGCTTGGGCACATAGCACTGAGTACCAAAGTCTTTTACAAATCCGCGGTCAGGCCATGAAGCTTACCCTCTTTGGGGTGGAAAACTAG
- a CDS encoding cupin encodes MNQDQFLQLLSQSGFPEPVEVLQPPNGHLDNHTHPFAVRALVVDGYIEIESQNGLNQYCVGDVFELAFEQPHSETYGPLGVKYLASRKQ; translated from the coding sequence ATGAATCAAGACCAATTTCTGCAACTCTTGTCGCAGTCTGGCTTTCCGGAGCCAGTTGAGGTGCTGCAGCCCCCAAATGGCCACTTAGATAATCATACTCACCCGTTTGCAGTGCGAGCCCTCGTAGTGGATGGGTATATTGAAATTGAATCACAAAACGGATTAAACCAATATTGCGTAGGAGATGTATTTGAGTTGGCATTTGAGCAACCCCATTCGGAAACCTATGGGCCTCTAGGGGTAAAGTATTTGGCATCGCGCAAGCAGTGA
- the mmsB gene encoding 3-hydroxyisobutyrate dehydrogenase, translated as MKIGFIGLGNMGLPMAINLLKAGHEVTGFDLVQAQIDAFAAAGGKIAKSANTAADGADLLISMLPASRHVEGLYLGESGLLAHANPKTLLIDCSTISPKVAQAVAAQAKAKGFAMVDAPVSGGTAGAQAGTLTFMVGGENSVVECIRPILEKMGKNIFHAGGSGAGQTVKVCNNMLLGIQMLGTSEALRLGIANGMDPKVLSDIMSKSSGRNWALELYNPCPGVMENVPSSKGYAGGFSVDLMLKDMGLAIENAQDLGASVPLGELSRQLYESHSKAGNGQLDFSSVFNLKD; from the coding sequence ATGAAAATTGGATTTATTGGGTTAGGTAATATGGGTTTGCCAATGGCAATCAATTTATTGAAAGCAGGCCATGAAGTGACGGGTTTTGATTTGGTGCAAGCACAGATTGATGCATTCGCAGCGGCAGGCGGCAAGATTGCGAAGAGCGCCAATACCGCTGCTGATGGTGCAGACCTTTTAATTAGCATGTTGCCAGCTTCGCGTCACGTCGAAGGCCTATACCTTGGTGAATCTGGTTTATTGGCGCACGCTAATCCTAAAACCCTATTAATTGATTGCTCTACGATTTCACCAAAGGTTGCGCAAGCGGTTGCAGCGCAAGCAAAGGCTAAAGGTTTTGCCATGGTTGATGCGCCTGTCTCAGGCGGTACCGCAGGTGCTCAAGCGGGAACATTGACTTTCATGGTCGGTGGAGAAAATTCAGTAGTGGAATGCATTCGCCCAATCTTGGAGAAGATGGGTAAAAATATTTTTCATGCAGGCGGTAGTGGTGCAGGTCAGACGGTAAAGGTATGCAACAACATGCTTTTGGGTATTCAGATGCTGGGGACTAGCGAAGCCTTGCGTTTGGGAATTGCGAATGGCATGGACCCGAAAGTGCTCTCGGACATTATGTCCAAGAGTTCTGGTCGCAATTGGGCGCTTGAGTTGTACAACCCTTGTCCTGGAGTGATGGAGAATGTGCCTTCATCAAAGGGCTACGCTGGTGGATTTAGCGTTGATCTCATGCTCAAAGATATGGGCTTAGCAATTGAGAATGCTCAAGACCTTGGCGCAAGCGTTCCCCTTGGCGAATTATCTAGACAGCTTTATGAGTCTCACAGTAAAGCGGGCAATGGTCAGCTCGATTTCTCGAGCGTCTTTAATCTAAAAGACTAA